gagaagaagacaaaaaaaacaaaaaaaaacaaccacaaaaaaaaacaaaaaacgtatCAGTATTTCATGGTATTGATACAAAATCAAAGGAACATATTGTCAGAGATCAAACTACAAGCATGAAAGGTAATAAAAATTAGCTCCTCCCTTACCACCTGCAACGTTAAAGCcatgaacacattaatgcataaataattaCATCAGTTATACATATGCTGTTAATGTTTATATTACTATTGTTGTCTATTGTCTCAATATAAACTAAGAGATAAACTTTATTTTGGTTCTTTGGCAACATTGTTCTCAAAGCTTACATGCCAATAAAGACTGATCTGCATAATCCATATCATGAATTAATAATCACTCtaacttttggtactttaagtatattttgattttttgatttacttttgtacttttacttaagtaaacatTTGAAACAGAAACCGTTTTTCTACAGTGTagtattgttacttttactaagtaaaacacacatacatacaaaatacacatatccagtggtggaaagtacatttactcaagtactgtacttgagatacttttactttacttgagcatttcTATTTCGtgtaactttacacttctactccactacattttacaaAATACACAAGGAATGGAAGAATGAAACAACCTGAGCTGGTGACATAAGTTTACTAAGAAACAAAATGCATAATTTTGAATCTATAGaatctttattttgaaaatatatagtatatcaAATACCAgaaaactgtaaatgtaatgctgcttttattttgaaggttcgTGGTATATTTCCTGATGTATTCATGCTTACTCTGGGTGGCTTCGTGTTCTTGTATTTACCTGAAAGAAACAGGCTAGGCAGAAAGAAGAGGAATGTAATTTTAACGTCACTGacattcactttcacttttactCTCCCATTTACCCCAAATGCAGTCTCTGCATGTATTTACGCTATTACACTCAGTTAGAGTTACCCTTCACTGATGTAGAGCTTTCGATTTAtggcacatatttaataaaggaaaatatatattttcaatatgatataaatatacGTATAATACTGGTTTAAACGCAGTCACGTTACCTCTGCAGTAATAAACAAACCATTTCTTGACAAAGAGACGTCTTTCCAACTGGCGGCACGACACTTTGAGTCAGTTAACGACATATCTGTCATCGGCTGTTGCCAAGGTAGCAGAAGAGCACCCACAGCGATTGGCCATTTCAGTGCCGTAAAGCACTTCGGCGCTGTGACTGTCGTAGACTCGGTGGCTAACAGTCTACAGCGACAATTTGACAAAAGGATCCTCCTAAACGGAGTTATTTCCacttgtttttaatagtttagtAACAGTTCACTAACATGGCTGAAAAGTTTGATAATCTGGAGGAGCATCTGGAGAAATTTATCGAGAATATTCGACAGTTGGGAATCATCGTCAGCGACTTCCAGCCGAGCAGCCAAGCAGGACTCAACCAGAAACTGTGAGTCACGTTTTATCGTTTTATCCACACCAATCTGCAGATAAACCTTTATATTAACCCACTGCGTTGATTATTCTCCACAGAAATTTCATGATATCTGGACTACAAGACATCGAGAAGTGCCGTCAGCAGCTCCACGAGATTAATGTGCCGCTGGAAGTGTTTGAGTGAGTCCAGAGATATCAGATCTCATATTGTTGCTctgttaatataataataatactttatttaCACCTCTACTGTTGTTCACAGTGGCTCTATTGCTGTGGATACACGTTTATGCTGTGTAATACAGTGAATACAAATCACGCCAAACCCCATTCAACAATCTGACGATTTTAAAGTgtcactccttttttttttctctcagtgctttattgaaaatgacaaaaattaacatttctggcacgtttttcacagtacataccttgcataagtgtagaaagaatgctaggggaacatcaatcaacagtaaaacttaataataataataataataataataataataataatttaataataacttaataataatataacaataatatcaatattgtaaattcagagcagttgaaaataaataaataaataaataaataggcaaaaatgttgttttcaataagggggattcaaattagttttaactgttcatttcagtgagaacatttttcaagatatatcatttttgtgcctttgttattgttagaatttttagagattttgagtacaatttgaattaattcatgaagacaaaagtgtcactcctttttttccctctcaatgctttattgaaaatgacaaaaattaacatttctggcatgtttttcacagtacataccttgcataagtgtagaaagaatgctaggggaacatcaatcaacagtaaaacttataataataataacatcaatattgtaaattcagagcagttgaaaataaattaataaatagacaaaaatgttgttttcaataagGGGTTTTAAGTTTTAACTGTTCATTTCAGTGGGAACATTTTTCAAGATATCATataatttttgtgcctttgttattgttagaatttttagagattttgagtacaatttgaattaattcatgaagacaaaagtgtcactcctttttttccctctcaatgctttattgaaaatgacaaaaattaacatttctggcacgtttttcacagtacataccttgcataagtgtagaaagaatgctaggggaacatcaatcaacagtaaaacttataataataacatcaatattgtaaattcagagcagttgaacataaataaataaataaataggcaaaaatgttgttttcaataagggggattcaaattagttttaactgttCATTTCATTGGGAACATTTTTCAAGATATATcattttttagccttttttatTGTTAGAATTTTAATTACAATTTGAATTAATTCATGAAGACAAAAGTGTCACTCCTTATCCGCACATCTGTTAATGTTTTATGCCCCATTATACTAATCTGGATTGTTAAGAGCCCCTCCAAATATTCGGCATACACATactataaaaataacaattgcAATTGTAAGAAATGGTTCGTCCTTTTTGTTGTTACTCTTCAAGGTAACGTTAATCTATATGGGTGAAGGGTTGCtaaaataaacaatgacaaacaagcaaacacattttttcctatAATTAATAACCTATTAAATCAAAAGGATTTAGGAGTATCATATATTAAAACTTGCAAATGGCTTAGACTGATACTACCCATATATGTGTACTGTGTCTCCTGCATTATCATAATGTGTACAGCTTAGTTTTGCACTATTATTGTTCTCATTTTATCAGTGTCATAATGTGTAGGGCTACAGCTTAGTTTTATTATACCagtatcatatttttttaaagtcttaaaTCTAATAATATTGTTACTGTCGTATTTTATAgtgatttcattttcaatttatccatttatttgaCCGGGGCAATACATGTAAGCATtgttacatataaataaaatgcagcaGCTGCAATGCATGTAGTAATGTGCCTCTGCAAATTTCTTCCCCAGGACAAATTAAgtgttagatagatagatagatagatagatagatagatagatagatagatagatagattactttattcatccccgaaaggaaattcggttgtcacagcagtccggtattcaagtacaataaaatacaatagaataaaatactgaggtagcataaagcACAAGGACACTtaaacatcagttggtaggatggttggcaagatgatggtaataattaaactggtgatatgatgcaacaatgctatagtgactagacggtatataataataataataataataataataataggacagtatataatataatataatataatatgtaattatagataataaacaatataaaaataaaatgaaaaatataaataaagtaattataagtaaaataatatgatatataataataatagtaataataataataataaatagggccggtaaggccggtataataataatagtagtatattacagtatatagtaataatagtaatggcagcaacagtatataataataataataataataataatagtacagtttataatataatatatataatataatataatatgtaataatagataataaacaatataaaaataaaatgaaaaatataaataaagtaattataagtaaaataatatgatatataataataatagtaataataataataataaatagggccggtaaggccggtataataataatagtagtatattacagtatatagtaataatagtaatggcagcaacagtatatataataataataatagtaataacattaataacatagcaaagcgttgtgcgtagatttagtgcatttcagtaatgttggttctggcagaggtagatgaattgtaaagtcttattgcagaaggaaggaaggacttcctgtatcgttccttggagcagcgtttcgaattgaattgaaatgcaCCAATTTGCAATTTGTCAAGAAAAAAGGCCACAATTCCAAATGTGTCTAATAGAATTCATGATTCCAGATGAAATCTTTGCTCCATGGCGCCATCACAGTTCCCTCACCTAACGTTATGCCTTGTGTTTGTAGATACATTGACCAAGGTCGAAACCCTCAGCTGTACACCAAGGAATGCCTGGAGAGAGCCTTGGCCAGGAACGAGCAGGTCAAAGGGAAGATTGACACCATGACGGTAAGAGATAGTGCCAGGGACGCTGACATTCCCAGCAACCACACTGCAAGAATGAACAACAAACTATTTCACTGATTAAATACTCCCAAGTGTGTTTAGGAATttctaaaaaagataaaaatgtccCTTTCAAGGATCATTTTCATTATACAAAGAGATTATACTCATGTTATCCTTCTCtgataaagtgggcatgtttatttgttaattaattGTCCTTGGACACAATGTTGCATCTTTTAGTGATTCAGTATAAGCTCAGCTCCACAAAGCAGTTATTTGATATATGCATTCTACATTCAGTTGTTCTacattattcttttattttggtgctGCTTTTTAACACATGGCAGATTTATTCTGTTCTGATGAAGTCTAAAATCACTGTGTCCTTAAGCATAAGTGTATTAtctgcagaaaataaaaagttggcCAGCAACTAACATATTTTTTGTCGCTCTCCATTAATCTCCAGattgttttcttaattaattgcttttgtcatttgtctaaaatgtcaaaacaaatgtcaaaacagtaaaaaaac
This genomic interval from Centropristis striata isolate RG_2023a ecotype Rhode Island chromosome 14, C.striata_1.0, whole genome shotgun sequence contains the following:
- the med10 gene encoding mediator of RNA polymerase II transcription subunit 10 → MAEKFDNLEEHLEKFIENIRQLGIIVSDFQPSSQAGLNQKLNFMISGLQDIEKCRQQLHEINVPLEVFEYIDQGRNPQLYTKECLERALARNEQVKGKIDTMTKFKSLLISELGKVFPEEMVKYKAIHGEDAPS